A section of the Babylonia areolata isolate BAREFJ2019XMU chromosome 1, ASM4173473v1, whole genome shotgun sequence genome encodes:
- the LOC143279649 gene encoding synaptotagmin-15-like isoform X2, which produces MGELTWPTDLSHLSGKTLALILSCGALALLVVVVAVVVVVWTRRRRRKPFDLHHLDDTTEPVTVQSAPGSRSPSPKLPKRLSCPDALQHAKRSVLVRSLTVDKIPDFTLPPERIQPRASGERGSRGGHGNGNGNGNGVNGGGAGCGGSSTAFQYQQSLIGSLQPDLYSHSSSFSEDEDNYLPMSTYGRLWYSLVYDSAVEQLNVTLIKVKDLPGRGSHHHPRDPFVKVFLLPDDRTCRTSKVRKKTLSPIFNENFVFQVTSDDIKNRVVRFSVYDVDRKKVRHSLGHVMVPLRDVDLGHVDTYWSDLESMPQALSSLGDLELSLCYLPQTEKIKVGIMRARNLKHTDMDIDTRLYLRLQLFYGRKMHRTKRTSYRPGSLDMTVNESVSFSVSGKQLDSCRLEIALMMTSQRRAGMLTHDVEYGRVVIGPFMYARGEELIHWQEIMAQPRSVVTRWHSLTASPSHD; this is translated from the exons ATGGGGGAACTCACCTGGCCCACTGACCTCTCACACCTGTCGG GAAAGACACTGGCCCTGATTCTGAGCTGCGGAGCACTggcgctgctggtggtggtggtggcggtggtggtggtggtgtggacacGACGCAGACGACGGAAGCCCTTTGACCTCCATCACCTGGATGACACCACAGAGCCCGTCACTGTCCAGTCCGCTCCGggatccag ATCGCCCTCACCTAAGCTCCCCAAACGGCTGTCCTGTCCGGACGCCCTGCAGCACGCCAAGAGGAGCGTGCTGGTGAGGTCCCTCACCGTGGACAAGATCCCGGACTTCACCCTGCCCCCGGAGCGAATTCAGCCCCGCGCCTCCGGCGAGAGGGGGAGCAGAGGCGGACACGGCAACGggaacggaaacggaaacggcgTCAACGGCGGCGGCGCCGGGTGTGGTGGCAGCAGCACCGCTTTCCAGTACCAGCAGAGCTTGATCGGGTCGCTGCAGCCTGACTTGTACAg TCACAGCAGCAGTTTCTCAGAGGATGAGGACAACTACCTGCCCATGTCTACCTACGGACGCCTGTGGTACTCACTTGTCTATGACTCTGCCGTGGAGCAGCTGAACGTCACTCTCATCAAGGTCAAGGACTTACCAG GGCGCGGGAGTCACCACCACCCACGTGACCCGTTTGTCAAAGTGTTTTTACTACCGGACGATCGCACCTGCCGAACATCCAAAGTGCGCAAGAAAACACTGTCTCCTATCTTCAACGAGAACTTCGTGTTCCAA gtgaCATCAGACGACATCAAAAACCGCGTGGTGAGGTTTTCAGTCTATGACGTAGACAGGAAGAAAGTACGTCACTCTCTTGGCCACGTCATGGTGCCCCTCCGTGACGTAGACCTCGGTCACGTGGACACATACTGGTCTGACCTCGAATCTATGCcgcag GCGCTGTCCTCGCTGGGAGATCTAGAACTCAGCCTGTGTTACCTCCCTCAGACGGAGAAGATTAAGGTCGGGATCATGAGAGCACGGAACCTCAAACATACTGACATGGATATTGATACCC gtCTGTACCTGAGACTTCAGCTGTTCTACGGACGCAAGATGCACCGGACCAAACGTACCAGCTACCGTCCTGGTTCCCTGGATATGACTGTCAACGAATCCGTGTCATTCTCGGTCTCCGGCAAGCAGCTGGACTCTTGCCGCCTGGAGATTGCCCTCATGATGACCTCGCAACGCCGCGCGGGCATGCTGACCCATGACGTAGAATACGGGCGTGTTGTGATTGGTCCTTTCATGTACGCACGAGGCGAGGAGCTCATTCACTGGCAGGAAATAATGGCACAGCCTCGTTCTGTCGTCACGAGGTGGCATTCGCTGACGGCATCTCCTTCCCACGACTGA